In Phycisphaerae bacterium, the following proteins share a genomic window:
- the ppdK gene encoding pyruvate, phosphate dikinase produces MANVKKMVYFFGGGKAEGNAKMKELLGGKGANLAEMASLGVPVPPGFTITTEVCTYFYQNKKKYPATIKADVEKATAKVEQIMGKKFGDPKNPLLVSVRSGARSSMPGMMETVLNVGLTEKTIPGLVALSGDERFVYDAYRRLMMMYSDVVMEKAAGIEPADDMGIRKQLDRIMDQLKKQKGYTTDTEMTADDLKGLCAKFKAKIKEVLKKEFPDDANKQLWGGIDAVFSSWNGKRAISYRRIENIPDEWGTAVNVQSMVFGNLGQTSATGVAFTRDPGNGEKKFYGEYLVNAQGEDVVAGTRTPGPINEVSKSEHNKTEVSLEKKMPKAYKELDAIQKKLEKHYRDMLDIEFTIENNRLFMLQCRVGKRNGPAAVKMAVDMLKEKLITPEMAVMRVTPAQLDELLHPIIDPIAEKTHKALAKGLPAGPGGACGQIVFNAVDAVEWKKQGRNVILVREETNPEDVEGMRAAEAILTARGGMTSHAALVARGWGKCCIVGCSAIEVDYAKKQLHVDGKVMNEGEWITLNGTKGVFYEGKLTMMDASTKNKELNDFLKICDKIRKLGIRTNAETPADAMNAKQFGAEGIGLFRTEHMFYGKGADQPLFLLRKMIMSGSVAERQKALDQLYPFVKKDIKATLEAMDNLPVVIRLLDPPLHEFVPQDADKRAALAKELGINADEFNKRADSLHESNPMMGHRGVRLGITYPEVSTMQIKAIFEAAAELTKTGKKPYPEIMIPVVCDVKEIEFQLKLAKDMYAEVCKKTGVKKIRHMFGTMIEIPRAALVAGQIAEVAEFFSFGTNDLTQMGFGFSRDDIGGFVPDYIGKGILPGDPFQSIDQIGIGELIKIAIERGRKTRKTLEIGICGEHGGDPASIEFCHKVGMDYVSCSPFRVPIARLAAAQAVIKN; encoded by the coding sequence ATGGCCAATGTTAAGAAAATGGTTTACTTTTTCGGCGGCGGAAAAGCCGAAGGTAACGCAAAGATGAAAGAACTCCTCGGCGGCAAGGGAGCGAATCTTGCCGAGATGGCAAGCCTCGGCGTGCCTGTACCTCCGGGCTTCACTATCACGACAGAAGTCTGCACTTATTTTTATCAGAATAAAAAGAAATATCCTGCGACCATTAAAGCCGATGTCGAAAAGGCAACGGCTAAAGTCGAGCAGATAATGGGCAAAAAATTCGGCGACCCGAAAAATCCTCTGCTCGTTTCCGTCCGCAGCGGCGCTCGAAGCAGTATGCCCGGTATGATGGAGACCGTTCTTAACGTCGGCCTTACTGAAAAAACTATTCCCGGCCTCGTCGCTCTCAGCGGCGATGAAAGATTCGTCTATGACGCGTATCGCAGATTGATGATGATGTACAGCGATGTCGTTATGGAAAAAGCAGCCGGTATCGAACCTGCCGATGATATGGGCATCCGCAAACAGCTCGACAGAATAATGGACCAGCTCAAGAAGCAGAAAGGCTATACGACAGATACTGAAATGACCGCCGATGACCTCAAGGGTCTCTGCGCAAAATTCAAGGCGAAGATTAAGGAAGTTCTTAAGAAAGAATTTCCTGATGACGCCAATAAACAGCTTTGGGGCGGCATCGACGCTGTGTTCTCATCGTGGAACGGTAAAAGAGCCATCTCCTACAGAAGAATCGAAAACATTCCCGATGAATGGGGCACAGCGGTTAACGTTCAGTCGATGGTATTCGGCAATTTAGGCCAAACAAGCGCAACTGGCGTTGCTTTCACTCGCGACCCTGGCAATGGCGAAAAGAAATTCTATGGCGAATACCTCGTCAACGCACAGGGCGAAGACGTCGTCGCAGGCACCCGGACACCCGGCCCGATAAATGAAGTCTCCAAAAGCGAACACAACAAAACAGAGGTTTCGCTCGAAAAGAAAATGCCGAAAGCCTATAAGGAATTGGACGCGATACAGAAAAAACTCGAAAAGCATTATCGCGATATGCTCGACATAGAGTTCACTATTGAAAACAACAGGCTGTTTATGCTGCAGTGCCGTGTCGGCAAACGTAACGGGCCGGCTGCGGTTAAAATGGCTGTCGATATGCTGAAGGAAAAACTCATTACGCCGGAAATGGCGGTTATGCGTGTTACGCCTGCTCAGCTCGATGAACTGCTGCACCCGATTATCGACCCGATTGCGGAAAAAACGCACAAGGCACTTGCAAAAGGTCTGCCGGCAGGTCCCGGTGGCGCATGCGGCCAAATCGTTTTCAATGCTGTCGATGCAGTCGAATGGAAAAAGCAGGGCAGGAACGTTATTCTCGTTCGTGAAGAAACAAATCCCGAAGACGTTGAAGGCATGCGTGCAGCAGAGGCAATTCTCACCGCTCGCGGCGGTATGACAAGTCACGCCGCTCTGGTTGCTCGCGGCTGGGGCAAATGCTGCATCGTCGGCTGCAGCGCCATTGAAGTCGATTACGCAAAAAAACAGCTTCACGTTGACGGTAAAGTTATGAACGAAGGCGAGTGGATTACGCTTAACGGCACAAAAGGCGTTTTCTACGAAGGCAAGCTGACAATGATGGACGCTTCAACGAAAAATAAAGAGCTTAATGACTTCCTGAAAATCTGCGATAAGATTCGTAAACTTGGTATTCGTACCAACGCTGAAACACCTGCAGATGCTATGAACGCAAAACAGTTCGGCGCAGAGGGCATCGGCCTTTTCAGGACAGAACATATGTTCTACGGCAAAGGCGCGGACCAGCCCCTGTTTTTGCTCCGCAAGATGATTATGAGCGGTTCCGTAGCCGAAAGACAAAAAGCTCTTGACCAGCTTTATCCGTTCGTTAAAAAGGATATAAAGGCAACGCTCGAAGCGATGGATAATCTGCCGGTCGTGATTAGACTGCTCGACCCGCCTCTGCATGAGTTCGTTCCGCAGGATGCCGACAAACGCGCAGCCCTTGCCAAAGAACTCGGCATTAACGCCGACGAGTTTAATAAGCGTGCCGATTCTCTGCACGAATCCAACCCTATGATGGGACACCGCGGCGTAAGGCTCGGCATTACCTATCCAGAAGTAAGTACAATGCAGATAAAGGCTATTTTTGAAGCCGCTGCCGAATTGACAAAGACCGGCAAAAAACCGTATCCGGAAATTATGATTCCGGTCGTCTGCGATGTAAAGGAAATAGAATTCCAGCTGAAACTGGCCAAAGATATGTACGCTGAGGTCTGCAAAAAGACAGGTGTTAAGAAAATTCGTCATATGTTCGGAACGATGATTGAAATTCCGCGTGCCGCTCTCGTCGCAGGTCAGATTGCTGAAGTTGCAGAATTCTTCTCATTCGGCACAAACGACCTGACGCAGATGGGCTTCGGCTTCTCGCGTGACGATATCGGCGGTTTCGTCCCGGATTATATCGGCAAGGGCATTCTGCCGGGAGACCCGTTCCAGAGTATCGACCAGATTGGTATCGGCGAACTGATTAAAATCGCCATCGAACGCGGCAGAAAAACCCGCAAAACTCTCGAAATCGGAATTTGCGGCGAACACGGCGGCGACCCGGCAAGTATTGAATTCTGCCATAAAGTCGGTATGGACTACGTTTCCTGCTCGCCTTTCAGGGTTCCGATTGCAAGACTCGCAGCGGCCCAGGCCGTAATTAAAAATTGA
- the groES gene encoding co-chaperone GroES, with amino-acid sequence MKIRPLADKVLVERIEAESKTAGGIVLPDSAKERPQRGKIISTGEGKLLEDGSRSQMQVKKGDEVLFTSYAGTEVKLDGKEYMIMDETDIMAVIEK; translated from the coding sequence ATGAAAATCAGACCATTGGCCGACAAGGTGCTTGTCGAACGTATCGAGGCGGAAAGCAAAACTGCCGGCGGAATAGTTCTTCCGGATTCAGCGAAGGAAAGGCCGCAGCGCGGCAAGATAATCAGCACAGGCGAAGGGAAACTGCTCGAAGACGGCTCAAGAAGCCAGATGCAGGTTAAAAAGGGCGATGAAGTGCTCTTTACAAGTTATGCCGGCACAGAAGTAAAACTCGACGGCAAAGAGTATATGATTATGGACGAAACAGATATCATGGCAGTTATTGAGAAATAG
- a CDS encoding CDP-alcohol phosphatidyltransferase family protein, which produces MIFLSVFYIFLNMLKQIPNILTGGRLVLAVIFLVMIFREPSLPADRDMSFPGYLDYAFIIFVIAGLTDMFDGYAARKLNVASKFGRIVDPLADKVLICGAFVVFAIIGQPKLFGFTKLQNSVIQWSFVGIIIAREAAVTILRQWCEAKGIKFPATLSGKLKMSVQAFAVGTVVVKMAHVQTAYWGYWFTTITYLFALFITVYSGLLSLKKAKRLAQAS; this is translated from the coding sequence TTGATTTTTCTTTCAGTATTCTATATCTTTTTGAATATGCTAAAGCAGATTCCAAACATCCTGACAGGCGGCAGACTCGTACTGGCCGTTATTTTCCTTGTGATGATTTTTCGTGAACCTTCCCTGCCTGCCGACAGGGACATGTCGTTTCCCGGTTATCTTGATTATGCCTTTATAATTTTTGTCATTGCCGGCCTTACTGATATGTTTGACGGTTACGCCGCCAGGAAACTCAATGTCGCCAGCAAATTCGGAAGAATAGTCGACCCCCTCGCCGACAAAGTTCTCATCTGCGGCGCATTCGTTGTCTTCGCAATCATCGGCCAGCCGAAACTTTTCGGTTTTACAAAACTTCAGAATTCCGTAATTCAGTGGAGCTTTGTGGGAATCATTATCGCAAGAGAGGCGGCTGTTACAATTCTGCGGCAGTGGTGCGAAGCAAAAGGAATCAAATTCCCCGCCACTCTAAGCGGAAAACTCAAGATGAGCGTGCAGGCTTTCGCCGTCGGCACAGTTGTTGTAAAAATGGCTCACGTCCAGACAGCATATTGGGGTTACTGGTTTACCACCATTACTTATTTGTTTGCGCTTTTCATTACGGTTTACAGCGGCCTGCTAAGTTTAAAGAAAGCCAAAAGACTCGCTCAGGCAAGTTAA
- the rimO gene encoding 30S ribosomal protein S12 methylthiotransferase RimO, with translation MSTINKNNRKPVTVGFIALGCPKNIVDSEKMLALIAEAGFIIDYDADSADVVVINTCGFIKPAVDEAAEVINQTLAKKRKGKIKKVVVAGCLPERLKEKLLEQFPKIDAVVCLGARDNIAGVIENLFGDDRPKFYGSPANWVNTIQKDADRLLITPSHWAYLRISEGCDRTCSFCTIPSIKGKFRSKPLNDIVAEANQLAESGVRELSIIAQDSANWGKDLGEKDGLVKIIGELEKIEKLKWIRPMYLNPSGITDRLIETIAQSKKITHYIDMPIQHISNEILKAMHRPDTKEKIAALIEKLRKNIPDVVLRTTVIVGFPGETEKQFAELVEFAKWARFDALGCFTFWPEQGTKAAELSGRVPHNIKEDRQQQLMFVQQQIAFEKNKARQGQVIECLIDENGSEGQTLGRFYGQSPHIDSICFVDNCTDPPGSFVKAKITGFKDYDLLAEKI, from the coding sequence GTGTCTACAATAAATAAAAACAACCGGAAACCTGTTACGGTAGGCTTTATCGCGCTGGGCTGCCCGAAAAATATCGTCGATTCGGAAAAGATGCTTGCGCTCATCGCCGAGGCAGGGTTCATAATCGACTACGATGCCGACAGTGCCGATGTTGTGGTAATCAATACCTGCGGATTCATAAAACCCGCCGTTGATGAAGCCGCTGAAGTCATAAACCAGACCCTTGCCAAAAAACGTAAAGGAAAAATCAAAAAAGTCGTTGTCGCAGGCTGTCTGCCGGAAAGATTGAAGGAAAAACTTCTCGAACAATTCCCGAAAATAGACGCCGTTGTTTGTCTCGGCGCAAGAGATAATATCGCAGGTGTAATTGAAAATCTTTTCGGCGATGATAGACCAAAATTTTACGGCAGCCCCGCCAACTGGGTAAATACGATTCAAAAAGACGCCGACAGGCTTTTGATAACTCCTTCGCACTGGGCATACCTGAGAATAAGCGAAGGCTGTGACAGGACCTGCTCATTCTGCACAATCCCTTCTATAAAAGGAAAATTCCGAAGCAAGCCGCTGAATGACATTGTTGCGGAAGCAAACCAGCTTGCCGAGTCCGGAGTTAGGGAACTTTCCATAATCGCCCAGGACAGCGCAAACTGGGGAAAAGACCTCGGCGAAAAAGACGGTCTTGTAAAAATCATCGGCGAACTCGAAAAAATCGAAAAGCTAAAATGGATTAGGCCGATGTACCTTAATCCGTCCGGCATTACCGACCGGCTCATCGAAACTATCGCACAGAGCAAAAAAATCACACATTATATAGATATGCCGATTCAGCATATTAGCAATGAAATATTAAAAGCGATGCACCGGCCAGATACGAAGGAGAAAATCGCCGCCCTTATCGAAAAACTGCGAAAAAACATTCCTGACGTCGTACTGAGAACAACTGTAATTGTCGGCTTCCCCGGCGAGACTGAAAAGCAATTTGCCGAGCTTGTCGAGTTTGCAAAATGGGCTCGTTTTGACGCCCTCGGTTGCTTTACATTCTGGCCTGAACAGGGTACAAAGGCCGCGGAATTGTCCGGCCGGGTACCGCATAATATCAAGGAAGACAGACAGCAGCAGCTTATGTTTGTTCAGCAGCAGATAGCCTTTGAGAAAAATAAAGCCCGTCAGGGTCAGGTTATCGAATGTCTGATTGATGAAAATGGTTCCGAGGGACAGACCCTGGGCCGATTCTACGGCCAGTCCCCCCATATTGACAGTATTTGCTTCGTCGATAACTGTACCGACCCGCCCGGCAGCTTTGTAAAGGCGAAAATTACAGGCTTTAAAGATTACGACCTGCTTGCGGAAAAGATTTGA
- the hemW gene encoding radical SAM family heme chaperone HemW, with the protein MNNNLPKAVYIHIPFCKRKCSYCGFYSKSPQEYDVGKLLDAEIAELEKSPVDKPVRTLYIGGGNPSCIGHDLLCGFLKKVLTLTGKPDEFTVEVNPADADEKLIKSLFELGVNRISIGVQSFSDKELAFLGRGYSAAQAQKTIETCKAAGFKNISIDLIFALPPVLSEAEGGSDLQCWRQNLDKAVEMNVTHISAYSLTYEKNTPLEKSKSSGRIKTVDEETDRQMYETAIETLGGAGFNHYEISNFAKPGFECKHNLTYWKNDFYIGIGPAACSYIEHRRIENINDIEKYIIQKDAVAETFEISLQEKACQTAVLGLRLIKGIDLAEYKQKTGFDISELFKVSIENNLKVNLLQIKDNRLSLTKSALSVADSVLCDFSQPD; encoded by the coding sequence ATGAATAATAATTTGCCAAAAGCCGTTTATATCCATATTCCTTTCTGCAAAAGAAAATGCAGCTACTGCGGCTTTTACTCAAAATCTCCGCAGGAGTACGATGTTGGAAAACTTTTAGACGCCGAGATTGCAGAGCTTGAAAAAAGCCCCGTCGATAAACCTGTACGAACTTTATACATCGGCGGCGGAAATCCATCCTGCATTGGGCATGACCTGCTGTGTGGTTTTTTGAAAAAGGTTTTAACTCTTACCGGCAAACCGGACGAGTTCACCGTCGAAGTCAACCCTGCCGATGCGGACGAAAAACTGATTAAAAGTCTTTTCGAACTTGGCGTCAATCGCATCTCAATCGGCGTTCAATCTTTCAGCGACAAAGAGCTTGCATTTCTCGGCAGAGGGTATTCAGCAGCGCAGGCACAAAAAACAATAGAGACCTGCAAAGCGGCAGGTTTTAAAAACATCAGCATTGATTTGATTTTCGCCCTTCCCCCTGTCCTGAGCGAAGCTGAAGGAGGCTCGGATTTGCAATGCTGGCGGCAAAATCTCGATAAAGCTGTTGAAATGAACGTAACGCACATAAGCGCGTATAGCCTTACTTACGAGAAAAACACGCCTCTGGAAAAGTCCAAATCTTCCGGCAGGATAAAAACCGTCGATGAGGAAACCGACAGGCAAATGTATGAAACGGCCATAGAAACTCTCGGCGGCGCCGGTTTTAATCATTATGAAATTTCCAATTTCGCTAAACCCGGCTTCGAATGCAAACACAATCTGACTTATTGGAAGAATGATTTTTATATCGGTATCGGCCCGGCTGCCTGCAGTTACATCGAACACCGGCGAATTGAAAATATAAACGACATAGAAAAATATATTATACAAAAAGACGCCGTGGCGGAAACTTTTGAAATAAGCCTGCAGGAAAAGGCCTGCCAAACGGCCGTGCTCGGTTTAAGATTAATAAAAGGAATTGACCTTGCTGAATACAAACAGAAAACAGGCTTCGATATTTCTGAACTTTTCAAAGTTTCGATTGAAAACAATCTGAAAGTCAATCTCCTGCAAATCAAAGACAATCGCCTGAGCCTTACAAAATCCGCCCTGTCAGTTGCCGATAGTGTCCTGTGCGATTTTTCGCAGCCGGATTAA
- a CDS encoding patatin-like phospholipase family protein, which yields MKHNRTLLFVLLLSALLLSGCGPVRRAVPERLISKAVLTGMPPNIRVFEEDYVPNIGQLSADSSSCNFLAISGGGANGAFGAGVLCGWTETGVRPTFQIVTGISTGALTAPLAFIGSQCDEELRRIYTTIESKDVFNVKSLFGVLGMLWHESYADTKPLADLIAKTFTDEKLAAIAREYAKGRRLYVGTTYLDAQRFMIWDMGAIASSKNPKAPALFRKVLLASAAYPGVFPPVYFDVEAEGEKYDEMHVDGGVVTGVFSHFKPFMPAEKMPDKLCNIYIIKNGKVTAEYKQVKRNSLKILNRSFLTLMKMQTWNDLYRIYNLAEDDKIGFNYMCIPGDYVPGSRKIFDKIEMKKLFDMGFEMGKAGDKWKKTLAID from the coding sequence ATGAAGCATAACAGAACGCTATTATTTGTTTTACTGCTGTCGGCTTTATTGTTATCAGGCTGCGGGCCCGTCCGCCGTGCTGTTCCGGAGCGTCTGATTTCCAAAGCAGTTTTAACGGGAATGCCTCCCAATATCCGAGTTTTCGAAGAAGATTATGTGCCGAATATCGGGCAGCTTTCAGCGGATTCGAGTAGTTGCAATTTTTTAGCTATTTCCGGCGGCGGGGCCAACGGAGCTTTCGGCGCAGGAGTTTTGTGCGGCTGGACGGAAACCGGGGTCAGGCCGACTTTTCAGATTGTTACGGGAATCAGCACGGGGGCTTTGACGGCGCCACTGGCTTTTATCGGTTCTCAGTGTGATGAAGAGTTAAGGCGGATATACACCACAATTGAATCCAAAGACGTTTTTAATGTTAAGTCTTTGTTTGGCGTGCTGGGGATGTTGTGGCACGAATCGTATGCGGACACGAAACCTCTGGCTGATTTGATTGCGAAAACTTTTACGGACGAAAAACTTGCCGCCATCGCGAGGGAATATGCCAAAGGCCGGCGTCTTTATGTCGGGACAACTTATCTGGATGCTCAGCGTTTTATGATTTGGGATATGGGCGCGATTGCGTCCAGTAAAAATCCTAAAGCGCCTGCGTTGTTCAGAAAAGTTCTGCTTGCATCGGCGGCGTATCCGGGTGTTTTCCCGCCGGTCTATTTCGACGTCGAAGCCGAAGGCGAAAAATATGACGAAATGCACGTTGACGGAGGAGTCGTAACAGGCGTATTCAGCCATTTTAAGCCCTTCATGCCGGCGGAGAAAATGCCGGACAAACTTTGTAATATTTATATCATCAAAAACGGCAAAGTAACCGCTGAATACAAACAAGTGAAACGAAATTCTCTGAAGATATTGAACCGTTCCTTTTTGACGCTGATGAAAATGCAGACGTGGAACGATTTATACCGGATATACAATCTGGCCGAGGACGATAAAATCGGATTCAACTATATGTGCATTCCGGGCGATTATGTACCCGGCAGCAGGAAAATATTCGATAAAATTGAAATGAAAAAACTTTTCGATATGGGGTTCGAGATGGGCAAAGCCGGCGATAAATGGAAAAAGACGCTGGCTATAGATTAA
- a CDS encoding isochorismatase family protein, whose translation MIRPIKLRRKRVLIDVDTQKDFMIASGSACIKNHRRVLMNIRRAYAWARTKHIRVVSTALCKERRNGDNLCIMGSDGQKKISYTLRNKRFVFEADNSTDLSRDLFVRFDQIILNKRCENPFDEPRAERLLTELRADEFVVIGAIAEGAVASTVLGLLQRGKRVVVLTDAIGVLDRNAADIAFRKMKAKGAILAETKNIAGATHLRTAGVCDCKLCKASEKEEKLQTQIA comes from the coding sequence ATGATAAGGCCAATAAAATTACGAAGAAAACGAGTGCTGATTGATGTCGATACGCAGAAAGACTTCATGATAGCAAGCGGCTCAGCCTGTATAAAAAACCATCGCAGGGTTCTGATGAATATCAGGAGAGCATACGCCTGGGCAAGAACAAAGCATATCAGGGTTGTTTCAACCGCGCTGTGCAAAGAGCGAAGAAACGGCGACAACCTTTGTATAATGGGTTCTGACGGCCAGAAAAAGATTTCATATACCCTCCGCAATAAAAGATTTGTATTCGAAGCGGATAATTCCACGGACCTGTCAAGAGACCTGTTTGTACGTTTCGACCAGATAATACTGAACAAAAGATGCGAAAATCCGTTCGATGAACCACGGGCCGAAAGACTGCTTACAGAGCTTAGAGCCGATGAGTTTGTCGTAATCGGCGCTATTGCCGAAGGCGCGGTAGCGTCAACAGTTCTCGGTCTTTTGCAGAGAGGAAAAAGAGTGGTCGTTCTTACCGACGCGATTGGCGTGCTCGACAGGAACGCGGCGGATATCGCGTTTCGAAAAATGAAGGCAAAGGGAGCGATTCTGGCGGAAACCAAAAACATAGCCGGGGCAACTCATCTTCGCACCGCAGGCGTATGCGACTGCAAACTCTGCAAGGCCTCTGAAAAAGAGGAAAAGCTCCAGACGCAAATTGCGTAA
- a CDS encoding response regulator, with the protein MAIENIKVLINGSDWAWPDAVRQIFRDRSVELLMVRQADEALNVLQQRRIHTAIVDMNSKMLSGLGMIRIIRSNFPLLPCILLAEDAEEKLLTAALELDVFSVMNKPVDIALLQNQLHRLFVKRYNSNLFNS; encoded by the coding sequence ATGGCCATAGAAAATATAAAGGTGCTTATTAACGGTTCCGACTGGGCCTGGCCGGATGCGGTCAGACAGATATTCAGAGACCGTTCCGTAGAGCTGCTGATGGTCAGGCAGGCCGATGAGGCCCTGAATGTTCTCCAGCAGAGACGAATTCATACGGCCATTGTCGATATGAATTCGAAAATGCTCAGCGGCCTTGGAATGATAAGAATTATCCGCAGCAATTTTCCGCTGCTGCCGTGCATCCTTCTGGCCGAGGACGCAGAAGAAAAACTGCTTACCGCGGCGCTGGAATTAGATGTGTTTAGCGTGATGAATAAGCCGGTGGATATTGCATTGCTGCAAAATCAGCTTCACAGGCTTTTTGTCAAAAGATATAACAGTAATTTGTTTAACAGTTGA
- the trmB gene encoding tRNA (guanosine(46)-N7)-methyltransferase TrmB has protein sequence MAKKPLKEYHDIALPEEDVRGKIDFSDVFRHSAPLHIEIGFGRGTFLVNQAIAFPQINFFGIEWANKFYKYTVDRIGRRAVGNVRVIRTEAALFLSEHIADKSVECFHIYFPDPWPKRSHHKRRFISAENVTQMIRCLKKHGLINIATDHKDYFQWMQNVFEGFTGKLKPVEFTKPAGAKENELVGTNYERKYLKEKRETFTLAFKKV, from the coding sequence ATGGCTAAAAAACCGCTAAAAGAATATCACGATATCGCCTTGCCGGAGGAAGACGTACGGGGCAAAATCGATTTTTCGGACGTTTTCCGACATTCTGCGCCCCTGCACATCGAAATCGGCTTCGGCAGAGGCACTTTCCTCGTTAATCAGGCAATTGCTTTCCCGCAGATAAACTTTTTTGGCATAGAATGGGCGAACAAATTCTATAAATACACCGTAGATAGAATTGGGCGAAGGGCTGTAGGGAATGTTCGCGTAATACGAACTGAGGCAGCCCTTTTTTTGTCTGAACACATCGCCGATAAATCCGTCGAATGCTTTCATATCTATTTCCCCGACCCATGGCCGAAGAGGTCGCATCATAAAAGAAGGTTCATCTCCGCGGAAAATGTCACGCAAATGATTCGATGCCTGAAAAAACACGGCCTGATTAATATCGCCACCGACCACAAAGATTACTTCCAGTGGATGCAGAATGTTTTCGAAGGTTTCACTGGAAAATTAAAACCTGTTGAATTCACCAAACCTGCCGGCGCGAAAGAAAACGAACTGGTGGGTACAAATTACGAAAGAAAGTATCTGAAAGAAAAAAGAGAAACCTTCACTCTTGCTTTTAAAAAGGTGTAA